The following are encoded together in the Phragmitibacter flavus genome:
- a CDS encoding DNA topoisomerase IB, whose product MSTTTSRSEVGKDVAEEARAAGLRYINDERPGISRLGEVGKFRYVDAKGKVVKDAETLGRIRGLVIPPAWKDVWISPVANGHIQATGRDARGRKQYRYHPDWRSRRDEAKFQHMLAFARALPKIRRRVKRDLRKDNAPRLKVLATVVRLLEVTLIRVGNDEYAKKNGSYGLTTMRKKHVKVKGMRVSFSFRGKSGKRHEIGLEDKQMAKMVKRCQDLPGQELFGYVDENGAMRDIGSQDVNAYLREIAGADFTAKDFRTWSGTVLAAMALKEFEQVTSQNEARKNIVAAIEAVAKMLGNTPTVCRKCYVHPEILNSYLEGATTEMIQQRISPKMPHLRQLKPDEAAVFVLLQRRLKDGDRKSRVKVGRKVRPNR is encoded by the coding sequence ATGTCAACCACGACGTCCAGGTCTGAGGTGGGCAAGGATGTCGCTGAAGAAGCGCGGGCGGCGGGGTTGAGATATATAAATGATGAGCGCCCGGGGATAAGTCGGTTGGGGGAGGTTGGAAAGTTCCGGTATGTGGATGCGAAGGGGAAAGTGGTGAAGGACGCGGAGACGCTGGGGCGGATCAGAGGTCTGGTGATTCCGCCAGCGTGGAAGGATGTGTGGATTTCGCCGGTGGCGAATGGGCATATTCAGGCGACGGGCAGGGACGCGCGGGGGAGGAAACAATATCGCTATCATCCCGATTGGCGGTCCCGTCGTGACGAGGCGAAGTTTCAGCACATGCTGGCGTTTGCGCGGGCGTTGCCGAAGATTCGGCGGCGGGTGAAGCGGGATTTAAGGAAGGACAATGCGCCGCGTTTAAAGGTCCTGGCAACAGTCGTTCGGTTGTTGGAGGTGACCTTGATCAGGGTGGGCAATGATGAGTATGCGAAGAAGAATGGCTCTTATGGATTGACGACGATGCGGAAGAAGCACGTGAAGGTGAAGGGGATGCGCGTGTCGTTTTCATTTCGTGGCAAGAGTGGCAAACGTCATGAGATTGGGCTGGAGGACAAACAAATGGCGAAGATGGTGAAGCGGTGTCAGGATTTGCCGGGCCAGGAGTTGTTTGGATATGTGGATGAGAATGGGGCGATGCGGGACATAGGCTCGCAGGATGTGAATGCCTATCTGCGTGAGATTGCTGGAGCTGATTTTACGGCGAAGGACTTTCGCACTTGGTCGGGGACGGTGTTGGCGGCGATGGCGTTGAAGGAATTTGAGCAGGTGACCTCGCAGAATGAGGCGCGAAAAAACATTGTGGCGGCGATTGAGGCAGTGGCCAAGATGTTGGGCAATACGCCAACGGTCTGTCGGAAATGTTATGTGCATCCAGAGATTTTGAATTCGTATCTGGAAGGGGCGACGACGGAGATGATTCAGCAGCGCATCTCGCCGAAGATGCCGCACTTGCGTCAGCTGAAGCCGGATGAGGCGGCGGTGTTTGTGCTCCTGCAACGGCGGCTCAAGGATGGGGATCGGAAAAGTCGGGTGAAGGTGGGTCGGAAGGTCCGACCGAACAGATGA
- a CDS encoding type 1 glutamine amidotransferase domain-containing protein: MNTSLKNKRVAILAADGFEQIELTSPLEALRNEGAEVSIVSLKTGRIQGMNHLDKGDEFEVDLALSEASADDFDALVIPGGLVNPDTLRADQDAIDFVREFAEEGKPIAAICHGPWVLIEAGLVEGRRMTSWPAIQSDIRNAGGVWVDEEVVVDEGLVTSRKPDDLKAFNAKLIEEVGEGYHAGMARSV; this comes from the coding sequence ATGAACACATCGTTGAAGAACAAAAGGGTGGCCATTCTCGCGGCAGACGGATTTGAGCAGATCGAACTGACTTCGCCGTTGGAAGCTTTGAGAAATGAAGGGGCAGAGGTGAGCATTGTGTCGCTGAAAACGGGGCGTATTCAGGGCATGAATCATTTGGACAAGGGTGACGAATTTGAGGTGGATCTGGCGCTGAGCGAGGCTTCGGCGGATGACTTTGATGCGCTGGTGATTCCGGGTGGTTTGGTGAATCCAGATACTTTGAGGGCGGATCAAGACGCCATCGATTTTGTGCGGGAGTTCGCGGAAGAGGGGAAACCCATTGCGGCAATTTGTCATGGGCCGTGGGTGTTGATCGAAGCGGGTTTGGTCGAAGGGCGAAGGATGACCTCATGGCCAGCGATTCAATCAGACATTCGAAACGCGGGCGGGGTATGGGTGGATGAGGAGGTGGTGGTGGATGAGGGACTGGTGACGAGTCGCAAGCCGGACGATTTGAAGGCGTTCAACGCGAAATTGATTGAGGAGGTTGGCGAAGGGTATCACGCGGGAATGGCACGCTCGGTGTGA
- a CDS encoding sugar phosphate isomerase/epimerase family protein, producing MKTWPIGLSTGCFYQRGFVDVLEQIRNSGFRVIEICSFPKHLDYHREDEVERAAMKIRELDMLPFSFHAPFADHIDITSFDSGVREAAVQELLTACRAAAVLGVRHVVLHPGPERSGRPPSHEFLEHMKHAAVSLDRVARVCCDLGIELLLENMLPHLLFGHVSDMMYLLGEIRECNVGACLDTGHANLAGELGTTIHTLSGHLKMLHVNDNRRDTDAHLPPGEGLIDWPWLVGELDKYHFAGSLILELSGGANEPVEVVLERATRARSYLEGLTLSLA from the coding sequence ATGAAAACGTGGCCGATTGGTTTGTCGACAGGATGTTTTTATCAGCGCGGTTTTGTGGACGTGCTGGAGCAGATCAGGAACAGCGGATTTCGGGTGATTGAGATCTGTTCGTTTCCGAAACATCTGGATTATCACCGGGAGGATGAGGTGGAGCGGGCGGCGATGAAAATTCGCGAATTGGACATGCTGCCGTTTTCGTTTCATGCGCCGTTTGCGGATCACATTGATATCACTTCGTTCGACTCGGGAGTGAGGGAGGCGGCGGTGCAGGAGTTGTTGACGGCGTGTCGGGCGGCGGCGGTGCTGGGGGTGCGACATGTGGTGTTGCATCCGGGGCCGGAGCGGTCAGGGCGGCCGCCTTCGCATGAGTTTCTTGAGCACATGAAACATGCGGCGGTGTCGCTGGATCGGGTGGCGCGGGTGTGTTGTGATTTGGGGATTGAGTTACTTTTGGAGAACATGCTGCCGCATCTGTTGTTTGGGCATGTGAGCGACATGATGTATCTGCTGGGTGAGATCCGTGAGTGCAATGTGGGGGCTTGTCTGGACACGGGGCACGCGAATCTGGCGGGGGAATTGGGCACGACGATTCACACGCTTTCCGGGCATTTGAAGATGCTGCATGTGAATGACAATCGGCGCGATACGGACGCGCATTTGCCGCCGGGCGAAGGGCTGATTGACTGGCCGTGGCTGGTGGGGGAATTGGACAAGTATCATTTTGCGGGTTCGCTGATTTTGGAACTGTCGGGTGGGGCGAATGAACCGGTTGAGGTGGTCCTGGAGAGGGCGACGAGGGCGCGGAGTTATCTGGAGGGGTTGACCCTGAGTCTGGCATAG
- a CDS encoding serine hydrolase domain-containing protein produces the protein MKSSARLFLLLVLLTGSLLQAETKKPVSLTSALLPFVDKNELAGAVMLVANKSRIITIETVGRADIAADRPMAKDDLFWIASMTKPMTAAAFMMLVDEGKVKLGDRVTKHLPEFREQMVIAKKDDDQILLKKPKQPILIRHLLNHTSGLPFTSALEIPTLDMLRLETAVRSYAAAPLLSEPGTTYLYSNEGINTLGRIIEIISGMSYQEFMQKRLLEPLSMKDTTFFPSEEQLKRLVKTYKPKPGSKSALEETRTGYLRFPLSDPARQPMPGGGLFSTAEDVAHFCQMILNNGTFRGQRLLSEESVSQMITRQTPETLKESYGYGFTVSDHGVGHGGALSTNMTIIPSMNFISIYLVQHEGFPGQGKTAGGAFISTALNLYGPLRP, from the coding sequence ATGAAATCCTCCGCGCGATTGTTTCTCCTGCTCGTCCTGCTCACTGGCTCCCTGCTTCAAGCGGAAACCAAAAAGCCCGTTTCGCTCACCTCCGCCCTGCTACCGTTTGTCGACAAGAACGAACTCGCGGGCGCGGTCATGCTGGTCGCCAACAAGAGCAGGATCATCACCATCGAAACCGTCGGCAGGGCAGACATTGCCGCCGACCGGCCCATGGCGAAAGACGACTTGTTCTGGATCGCCTCCATGACCAAACCCATGACCGCCGCCGCGTTCATGATGCTCGTCGACGAAGGTAAGGTAAAGCTGGGCGATCGTGTCACCAAACACCTTCCAGAGTTTCGTGAACAAATGGTTATCGCGAAAAAAGACGACGATCAAATCTTGCTCAAAAAACCCAAACAACCCATCCTCATCCGCCATCTCCTCAATCACACCAGCGGTCTCCCCTTCACCTCTGCCCTGGAAATTCCCACCCTCGACATGCTGCGCCTCGAAACCGCCGTGCGCAGCTACGCCGCCGCCCCGCTGCTCAGCGAACCCGGCACCACCTACCTCTACAGCAACGAAGGCATCAACACCCTCGGCCGCATCATCGAGATCATCTCCGGCATGTCCTATCAAGAGTTCATGCAGAAACGCCTGCTCGAGCCCCTTTCCATGAAAGACACCACCTTCTTCCCCAGCGAAGAACAACTCAAACGCCTCGTCAAAACCTACAAACCCAAACCCGGCAGCAAATCCGCGCTCGAAGAAACCCGCACCGGTTATCTGCGGTTTCCGCTCAGCGATCCCGCCCGCCAGCCCATGCCTGGCGGCGGCCTCTTCTCCACCGCCGAAGATGTCGCGCACTTCTGCCAAATGATCCTCAACAACGGCACTTTCCGAGGCCAGCGGCTCCTCAGCGAAGAAAGCGTCAGCCAGATGATCACCCGCCAAACCCCCGAAACCCTCAAGGAAAGCTACGGTTATGGCTTCACCGTCAGCGACCACGGCGTCGGCCATGGCGGTGCCCTCTCGACCAACATGACCATCATCCCCTCCATGAACTTCATCTCCATCTACCTCGTCCAGCATGAAGGCTTTCCGGGCCAGGGCAAAACCGCCGGAGGCGCTTTCATCAGCACCGCCCTCAATCTCTACGGCCCCTTGCGACCGTAG
- a CDS encoding DUF4407 domain-containing protein, translating to MSSSNPIKRLFFWLSSAGTETLDQCPDWEQRKYVAFGATVLVPSVFAFIACAYALSTLTENPGVIYPVAAVWAFIILTIDRALLASYRPYLGFFRKMSQFTLRFVVAMLMGLTIAHPLVLLLFSDTIHTVIEKEREVEMAEVRSRFDVEKTKARTELASIEQGIAGQRELWDKTFQAEFVVKQEVTDDAPIAGLTPEQNTELKAAIEESTAPVRARLTANANQAAELTPAYTKIQGELASWQAEFEREVNGQRSGIVGLGPRAKSIQEDQLAWRREETRRLGALLEHLSSEKSSLETQSRQAEQAAIATFEGKLASLAAKQQAEEARVTALRQKVESDQASQFADQQSQLRGTIKQQIDARLTELERMQGELASVANEEAERLAALKAEPRRDILTQTLALHGLFGAGSEGGQFAFYTYLILTLLFMLVDTIPLIVKFFCRPGPYDTLLDRDEVRFSSEHQSFLKSNARYMDQLTAGNLVAVTRNKPLEHALVDGVEHTRAAREFLDSIIELEKSFHEKLRLEELAAQEAAPEKQAILEAIKKQFYDDMQLRMTQFFSQNHRSADFRA from the coding sequence ATGAGCTCCTCCAATCCCATCAAACGCCTGTTCTTCTGGCTCTCCTCCGCAGGCACCGAGACCCTCGACCAGTGCCCCGACTGGGAACAACGCAAATACGTCGCCTTTGGAGCCACCGTCCTCGTCCCCTCCGTTTTCGCCTTCATCGCCTGCGCCTACGCCCTCTCCACCCTCACCGAAAACCCCGGCGTCATCTACCCCGTCGCCGCCGTCTGGGCCTTCATCATTCTCACCATCGACCGCGCCCTGCTCGCCTCCTACCGACCCTACCTCGGTTTCTTCCGCAAAATGAGCCAGTTCACCCTGCGCTTCGTCGTCGCCATGCTCATGGGCCTCACCATCGCCCACCCGCTCGTCCTTCTTCTCTTCAGTGACACGATCCACACCGTCATTGAAAAAGAGCGGGAAGTCGAAATGGCCGAGGTTCGCTCCCGATTTGACGTCGAAAAAACCAAAGCCCGCACCGAACTCGCCTCCATCGAACAAGGCATCGCCGGCCAGCGCGAACTCTGGGACAAAACCTTCCAGGCCGAATTCGTCGTCAAACAGGAAGTCACAGACGACGCCCCCATTGCTGGCCTGACCCCTGAGCAAAACACCGAGCTCAAAGCCGCCATCGAGGAATCCACCGCCCCCGTTCGCGCCCGCCTCACTGCCAACGCCAATCAAGCCGCCGAACTCACCCCCGCTTATACCAAAATCCAGGGTGAACTCGCCAGCTGGCAGGCCGAATTTGAACGCGAAGTCAACGGTCAGCGCTCCGGCATCGTCGGACTCGGCCCGCGCGCCAAGTCCATCCAGGAAGACCAGCTCGCCTGGCGTCGCGAAGAAACCCGCCGCCTCGGCGCTCTCCTCGAACACCTCAGCAGTGAAAAAAGCAGTCTCGAAACCCAAAGCCGTCAGGCCGAACAGGCTGCCATTGCCACCTTTGAAGGCAAGCTCGCCAGCCTCGCTGCCAAACAGCAGGCCGAAGAAGCCCGCGTGACCGCCCTTCGCCAAAAAGTCGAATCCGACCAGGCCTCCCAGTTCGCCGATCAGCAGTCCCAGCTTCGCGGCACCATCAAACAACAAATCGACGCCCGCCTCACCGAACTCGAGCGTATGCAAGGCGAACTCGCCAGCGTCGCCAACGAAGAAGCCGAACGCCTCGCCGCCCTCAAAGCCGAACCCCGCCGCGACATCCTCACCCAAACCCTTGCCCTCCACGGCCTTTTTGGTGCTGGCAGCGAAGGTGGCCAGTTCGCCTTCTACACCTACCTCATTCTCACCCTGCTTTTCATGCTGGTCGACACCATCCCCCTCATCGTCAAATTCTTCTGCCGCCCAGGCCCGTATGACACGCTTCTCGACCGCGACGAAGTCCGCTTCTCCTCCGAACACCAATCCTTCCTCAAAAGCAACGCCCGCTACATGGACCAGCTCACCGCCGGCAACCTTGTCGCCGTGACCCGCAACAAACCCCTCGAACACGCCCTCGTCGACGGTGTCGAACACACCCGCGCCGCCCGCGAATTCCTTGATTCCATCATCGAACTCGAAAAATCCTTCCACGAAAAACTCCGCCTCGAAGAACTCGCCGCCCAAGAAGCCGCCCCCGAAAAACAGGCCATCCTCGAAGCCATCAAAAAGCAGTTTTATGATGACATGCAACTTCGCATGACCCAGTTCTTCTCCCAAAACCACCGCTCCGCCGACTTCCGCGCGTAG
- a CDS encoding Gfo/Idh/MocA family protein: MAKTSFNRRRFLTSSAAVAGGAFSFPNLLLHGQNTAGKKLNLAIIGAFGKGQSDTQAIALDHNVVALCDVDKGRLEQAAARHAKTFVDAGLTAPATAPKLYQDFRKMLDENHKEIDGVIISTPDHTHFPAAMWALGYGKHICVQKPLCNYIWEVRELHKAAKAAGVVTQMGNQGRTMEGQRLAKEWIEQGAIGTLKSINLWTNRPIWPQGPLKKLAAEVPSELDWDLWLAQEAMEPYFEFEIPEGQSTKWGNKVHPFNWRGWWQFGSGALGDMGCHIMDATFSILGQAIPTKIEVVSGETTDLCAPTWASLKYHFAVGPNNPEPLVVSWQDGSKDGKPNKPEKPEMMSAMTDEGWAKASSGMIFQGTDALVYEGEAYCASPAVYPDAKFTETKIAMRDGKIKKTEARSPKPNNPQGEWAHCIVNGGTPSSNFDYSCPLTEFVLLGNLAIRSGETIVWDKDAGKVTNVESANKFIKRAAYREGWMK; the protein is encoded by the coding sequence ATGGCCAAAACATCCTTTAATCGCCGTCGTTTCCTCACCTCTTCCGCTGCGGTCGCGGGGGGTGCATTCAGTTTCCCCAACCTCCTGCTGCACGGTCAAAATACGGCCGGCAAAAAGCTCAATCTGGCCATTATCGGTGCGTTTGGCAAAGGACAGTCGGATACCCAGGCCATTGCGCTGGATCACAATGTGGTGGCGCTTTGCGACGTGGACAAGGGTCGGCTCGAACAGGCTGCCGCACGTCATGCGAAGACTTTTGTGGATGCTGGTCTGACCGCTCCTGCGACGGCTCCGAAGCTGTATCAGGACTTCCGCAAGATGCTGGATGAGAATCACAAGGAAATTGATGGCGTGATCATCAGCACTCCTGACCACACCCATTTCCCTGCAGCGATGTGGGCTCTCGGTTACGGCAAACATATCTGTGTGCAGAAGCCGCTTTGTAACTACATCTGGGAAGTGCGCGAATTGCACAAGGCCGCGAAAGCAGCTGGTGTGGTTACGCAGATGGGCAACCAGGGGCGGACGATGGAAGGTCAGCGTCTTGCCAAGGAATGGATCGAGCAGGGTGCGATTGGCACGTTGAAGTCGATCAATTTGTGGACCAACCGTCCCATCTGGCCACAAGGGCCGCTGAAAAAGTTGGCGGCTGAAGTGCCGTCGGAATTGGATTGGGATTTGTGGCTGGCGCAGGAGGCAATGGAGCCTTATTTCGAGTTCGAAATTCCTGAGGGTCAGAGCACCAAGTGGGGCAACAAGGTTCATCCGTTCAACTGGCGTGGTTGGTGGCAGTTCGGTTCCGGTGCGTTGGGCGACATGGGTTGCCACATCATGGATGCGACGTTCAGCATTCTTGGTCAGGCGATTCCCACGAAAATTGAAGTGGTGTCCGGTGAGACGACGGATCTTTGCGCGCCTACCTGGGCATCGTTGAAGTATCACTTTGCGGTGGGTCCGAACAATCCAGAGCCTTTGGTGGTGAGCTGGCAGGATGGTTCGAAAGATGGCAAACCGAACAAGCCTGAAAAGCCTGAGATGATGTCGGCCATGACCGATGAAGGCTGGGCGAAGGCGTCGAGCGGGATGATTTTCCAAGGCACGGATGCTTTGGTTTATGAAGGCGAAGCGTATTGCGCAAGCCCGGCGGTTTATCCTGACGCGAAGTTTACGGAAACGAAAATCGCGATGCGCGATGGCAAGATCAAAAAAACCGAGGCTCGCAGTCCGAAGCCGAACAACCCGCAGGGTGAGTGGGCGCATTGCATCGTCAATGGTGGCACGCCGAGCTCGAACTTCGATTACAGCTGCCCGCTGACCGAGTTCGTGTTGCTGGGCAACCTGGCGATCCGTTCCGGTGAGACGATTGTTTGGGACAAGGACGCTGGCAAGGTGACCAATGTGGAGTCGGCCAACAAGTTCATCAAACGCGCGGCTTATCGCGAGGGTTGGATGAAGTAA
- the hpf gene encoding ribosome hibernation-promoting factor, HPF/YfiA family — MQIHLDPRNFRFTTPIRQYVSQKMESLGDLADILAAHVVLSHNPSENPEKQYTIKAHLAVPGPDIHAKQTGGDVYSTLNKVSSQLARQLRKRHTALIDKRRQKVQRTVEQEKRLGA, encoded by the coding sequence ATGCAAATTCATTTAGACCCAAGGAACTTCCGGTTTACCACTCCCATCCGCCAGTATGTCTCGCAGAAAATGGAGTCTCTCGGCGATCTCGCCGACATTTTAGCCGCCCACGTGGTGCTCTCCCACAACCCGTCCGAGAATCCGGAAAAGCAATACACCATCAAAGCCCACCTCGCCGTTCCGGGTCCCGACATTCACGCCAAACAAACCGGCGGAGATGTCTACAGCACCCTCAACAAAGTCAGCAGCCAGCTGGCCCGCCAGCTGCGCAAACGCCATACCGCACTGATCGACAAACGCCGCCAAAAAGTGCAGCGCACCGTCGAACAAGAAAAACGTCTCGGCGCATAA
- the aspS gene encoding aspartate--tRNA ligase, translated as MIANVYRTHHCNELRPDHIGETVTLTGWINTVRDQGGVIFVDLRDREGITQVVFRSEESPEAAALSHKLRDEDVLRVSGKVVQRLEGTANEKLATGAIEIVAQVAEVLNKAAVLPFQLDTELSNEDLRLKYRYLDLRRPRMNKNLRTRHRIVKATRDYLDEAGFVEVETPILSKSTPEGARDFLVPARLNPGKFYALPQAPQQYKQLLMVAGLEKYFQIARCFRDEDLRADRQPEFTQVDIEASFVTEEDIYALVEGLVASMFKAGRGVDIPTPFLRMTWKEAMDRFGSDKPDTRFGNEIVDLGDVFAKTEFKIFRGTFDKGGVVRAINAKGFACLTTGQMNRLNEIAIQAGLPVKTLAFIKCENGEYKSPLWKFFTEEEKAGLVAKMAIEEGDIVFFVAGEWESTSTILGRVRLEIADMQGITKDTEKLNFLWVIDFPLLGYSEEDGKWNAVHHPFTRPKAEDIPLLEAGEYAKVRAVAYDVVLNGTELGGGSLRIHESDLQAKMFEVLGVTGEEQHEMFGHILEAFQYGAPPHGGLALGLDRIIMLAAGEDSIREVIAFPKNNRGQELMTMSPGSVDFKQLRDLYVQSTFKPKEKVAETGVEGVK; from the coding sequence ATGATCGCCAACGTCTACCGCACCCACCATTGCAACGAACTTCGCCCGGATCATATCGGGGAAACCGTCACGCTCACGGGCTGGATCAACACGGTGCGTGACCAGGGTGGGGTGATTTTTGTGGATTTGCGTGACCGTGAAGGGATTACGCAGGTGGTGTTCCGTTCGGAGGAGAGTCCTGAGGCGGCGGCGTTGAGCCACAAGCTGCGGGATGAAGATGTGTTGCGCGTTTCGGGCAAAGTGGTGCAGCGGCTTGAGGGCACGGCGAATGAAAAGCTGGCGACGGGCGCGATCGAGATCGTGGCGCAGGTAGCCGAGGTGCTGAACAAGGCGGCGGTGCTGCCATTTCAGTTGGACACGGAGCTGAGCAACGAGGATTTGCGCTTGAAGTATCGCTATCTGGATTTGCGTCGTCCGCGCATGAACAAGAACCTGCGCACGCGGCATCGCATTGTGAAGGCCACGCGGGATTATCTGGACGAGGCGGGGTTTGTGGAGGTGGAGACGCCGATTTTGTCGAAGTCGACGCCTGAGGGCGCGCGGGACTTTTTGGTGCCGGCGCGGTTGAACCCGGGGAAATTTTACGCGTTGCCGCAGGCGCCGCAGCAATACAAGCAGCTGTTGATGGTGGCCGGTTTGGAGAAGTATTTTCAAATTGCGCGTTGTTTCCGCGATGAAGATTTGCGGGCGGATCGTCAGCCGGAGTTTACGCAGGTGGACATCGAAGCTTCGTTTGTGACGGAGGAGGACATTTATGCGCTGGTCGAGGGATTGGTGGCGTCGATGTTCAAGGCGGGTCGCGGGGTGGACATCCCCACGCCGTTTTTGCGCATGACTTGGAAAGAGGCGATGGATCGGTTTGGCAGCGACAAGCCGGACACGCGTTTTGGGAATGAAATCGTGGATTTGGGCGATGTGTTCGCGAAGACAGAGTTCAAGATTTTCCGTGGCACTTTTGACAAGGGCGGCGTGGTGCGTGCGATCAACGCGAAGGGGTTTGCGTGTCTGACGACCGGACAGATGAACCGCTTGAACGAGATTGCCATTCAGGCCGGGTTGCCGGTGAAGACGCTGGCGTTCATCAAGTGCGAGAACGGCGAATACAAGTCGCCGTTGTGGAAGTTCTTCACCGAGGAAGAGAAGGCGGGTTTGGTGGCGAAGATGGCGATCGAGGAAGGTGACATCGTGTTTTTTGTGGCCGGTGAGTGGGAGAGCACGTCGACGATTTTGGGTCGGGTGCGCCTTGAGATTGCGGACATGCAGGGGATCACGAAAGACACGGAGAAGTTGAACTTCTTGTGGGTGATTGATTTTCCGTTGCTGGGTTACAGTGAAGAAGACGGCAAGTGGAACGCGGTGCATCATCCGTTCACGCGTCCGAAGGCGGAAGATATTCCGCTGCTTGAGGCTGGGGAGTATGCGAAGGTGCGGGCGGTGGCGTATGACGTGGTGTTGAACGGCACTGAGCTGGGTGGGGGGTCATTGCGAATTCACGAGAGTGATTTGCAGGCGAAAATGTTTGAGGTGCTGGGGGTGACGGGTGAGGAGCAGCACGAAATGTTTGGCCACATTTTGGAAGCGTTTCAATATGGCGCGCCGCCGCATGGTGGACTGGCGCTCGGGTTGGATCGGATCATCATGCTGGCGGCTGGCGAGGACAGCATCCGTGAGGTGATTGCGTTTCCGAAGAACAACCGGGGTCAGGAGTTGATGACGATGAGTCCGGGGTCGGTGGACTTCAAGCAGTTGAGGGATTTGTATGTGCAGAGCACGTTCAAGCCGAAGGAGAAGGTGGCTGAGACGGGTGTCGAAGGGGTGAAGTGA
- a CDS encoding AbrB/MazE/SpoVT family DNA-binding domain-containing protein: MSTVTVSPKFQVVIPQAIREALHITAGEKMRVLSFQNRIEFIPLRPIKEMRGFLRGMDTHIEREEDRL; this comes from the coding sequence ATGAGCACCGTTACCGTATCTCCAAAATTCCAAGTCGTCATCCCACAAGCGATACGAGAAGCATTACATATTACCGCAGGCGAAAAAATGCGAGTATTAAGCTTCCAGAACCGCATTGAGTTCATTCCTTTGCGACCCATTAAGGAGATGAGAGGGTTTCTACGCGGCATGGACACTCACATTGAACGCGAAGAAGATCGTCTGTGA
- a CDS encoding type II toxin-antitoxin system VapC family toxin produces the protein MNVVDSSAWLEYFIDSEKASLFAPAIEDTDSLIVPVVVLYKVFKKVLRIRGENEALQVAAIMQDSMIVDLDSLLALEAAKHQLPFAESIIYATTLRYKATLWTQDAHFQHLPEVNYFPA, from the coding sequence ATGAACGTCGTCGATTCCTCCGCATGGCTTGAATACTTCATCGACTCCGAGAAAGCTTCTTTATTCGCACCTGCGATTGAGGACACGGATTCACTCATTGTGCCAGTCGTCGTGCTTTACAAAGTGTTCAAGAAAGTCCTGCGCATACGAGGAGAAAATGAGGCCCTACAGGTGGCAGCCATCATGCAAGACTCGATGATCGTAGATCTGGATAGCTTACTCGCTCTCGAAGCTGCCAAACATCAACTCCCCTTCGCAGAAAGCATCATCTACGCGACAACCTTGCGTTACAAAGCAACTCTTTGGACCCAAGATGCCCATTTCCAGCATCTTCCAGAAGTGAACTATTTCCCCGCTTGA